AACGTCATTGCTCATATCTTCGTCGAACACTTCATCTTTGTCTAATTGCACAAAAATTCTGCTGCATTCCTCCACCTCTTGTTTCTCGTAGGGTGTTAAGGTTCTGCATAAGTGAAGTGACCTATTAGATGCTGAACCCTCACTGGAGGAATGCTTCTGTTTGAAAAATGCCGCCTTGTCCTTTCTCAGTCACTGAATTATCTCCTTCTCTTCCCTGTCTCCTAGAAACGTGGAGGGGGGCACCACAAAAGATGTTTCCGATGCAAAATATCTTGTTCTAAAATTCTTTTTCAAGTACACCAGGCTATAAAATGTGACTTCACTGTTACCATCAGGGAATTCAATGTCTGTTGTATGGTATATTAAACTTTGTCGTCTTTCAAAATCAGCCTGTAACTGGCAGAACTTTGCTTTTGAGATTTCTTGAAAAGcggcttgtttttgttttaattgttttctaaGCCCCAAGAAGCATTTAAAATAAGTAATACTTAAGATCTTGCGATCTTGCCAAAATGCAAGGGTAAAGTCAAATGTCACACTCTTTGgattgaaaaaaatttccataGTAAAACTCAGAGTCAGAATCCCAATGGGAATCTAGTGATGATGGAGATGACAATTAAGTATGTACACCTTCATTAACACTACTAAATGCGTGGGAGGCACTTTTAGGTATCAGTTTTCAGTAAGAACTAATGAAAAGACTTTACTCATTTTCTGCACATGGTCCAAAAGAACAACTCAACCCCTACTTTTTGGCAGCTCTCAAGTGTAGGGATGTAGCTGAGGAAAAGCTAAAGGTGGCTCATTAGCTCACTCAGGATGAATCATAGTATGTTGTGGTTGATGTTTGGGTATGTTGTTCTTATGAGACAAAGTGAAATGTATTTTTAGTTCTGATAAGCCATTTATTGGTTGCTGAAATGATTGTAATTTATCTCTTCCTGGGAAGGAGCTTGTACCAGCAACAAGTACTGAAGACCTTGGTGTTAGTTTGAATCCAAATTTAAGTTTCAATTCGCTTGTACTGTAATAGAAACTGTAGACCCTTCTTGCTATTTTAACCACATCCTTATTACAGTTCTCATTGCATCCTTATCACTATTATgaatgcatttttttgtttttagcagaCTATCTTACTGCTCCACTGTTTGGAGTAACAATTATCAAACAaacttaaagtgcacctaacccctgtTTGGAACcctatttcatttaaaattacaatagtTTCTGagcatatttttttaattaaaaatcgttttttaaaaaatctgaTGTTTCAATAAAGGGTTTAAAGTTGAGAATTTTTGGACCCACGACCGTCTTTTTACCTCTGGGAGCCTGGACCCGAGTGTGACGTCACCCCAGGACGAAGCACAGTGCTTGGAGACAGTAAACATACCACGAGGGAGAGCTATAGTTGTCAAAAATTCGTAGTAATAgttccttttctttcaaaaaatccAAGCCATTCTTTTAAATATGGATTCTTGTGAGTCAGATATCGAATCTTTTGGCGATTCAGAGCTTTCGGAATCATATTTTGAAGTAGAAGTCGATAGTGTAGTCGAAGAAGATTCGCCAGTCATTGAGCAAGATGACATTGAGTACGATTATTACGACAATCCCGTTCCTTACTCCGAAGAACCTTTGGCGGATGAAGCATGGATCACAGAATATGAGAAAGAGACGAAAAAAGTGCTCAACAAGAGGAAATTCTTCAAAAAAGACTGAATGGTACAACACCAGTCAATGAGTGGTAAGTGTGTATGATCTTACGAAAATGATCACATGTGAAGTGAAAAGTTATTTGTAACTTCTAGCCTTAGCCAACAAAATTATATAGAATGCTTACCCTACTTTCGAATCTTTTTAGGTGCACTTGTGGAAAATGTGATATAAACTTGGTACATAATATTAGCAAATGTTATTGCTGCAAAGAGCTGGAAGGATGTGCTGAGGCGTTAGAGTCTGATTTAGTCGTACAAGATCTTGGTGAAGGAGCAACAGTGGACTGCATTACAAGTCATCCAGGATTTGCTCCAGTGTGTTTGCAGAAGTGGAGCCTCCGATTGGCATCAGACAGATATCGAACAAGCGAGAAAAAGATCTACCGACAAACAGGATCAGAGGACGGGTATAAACACAAGCACATTGCTCGTGCGTTGTTGTCTGATCATTTTTCTTTGATTGATgcagtttatttatttgatcGTTTACTTCCTTTTGGTTCCAACTCTCCtttcaaaaatagaaaatgcatATGAACTGTCATGAAAACTGCAAAGTTAAATAACCAATAATTTGGATTATAATAATCTATGATTTCATGGTTATTTACTGTAACATGTAGTATGGCAAATTGGGAAGGGTTATTCCTTATAAAATACACTAtgaaatatgtaataaattactGCATTTATCAACCCAGGTACTTTCTTAAT
This window of the Acropora muricata isolate sample 2 chromosome 14, ASM3666990v1, whole genome shotgun sequence genome carries:
- the LOC136897944 gene encoding uncharacterized protein, translating into MLTLLSNLFRCTCGKCDINLVHNISKCYCCKELEGCAEALESDLVVQDLGEGATVDCITSHPGFAPVCLQKWSLRLASDRYRTSEKKIYRQTGSEDGFLRGIAYREFTRMVHGFLGIKTRIPQPACAYSSIRTVFPILEDGVFSGFEMPDIDY